One genomic segment of Bosea sp. 685 includes these proteins:
- a CDS encoding ABC transporter substrate-binding protein: MTDFRITRRGALSGAVASGLLATAKPFEAMAQERKRLTIGISGFPPALEPVLFNHTATRRVVPQIFDTLIAFDHANNMALRPALAERWERLSERSLRLSLRRGVTFHDGSPFTADDVAFSLGPDHLLGSDRSGRSIAMQTLDTLDRIEIVDSHTVIAHAKGSDALLEQRLAAWGAEIVGKRAFEAAGSWEKWTPAPVGTGPYRLVSQKLDINVVLAAHDGYWGGRPHFSGIEYKIVPELASRMNALITGELDIVTDVPPDQFADITRRSELEIVGGAVQNIRYLAIDQTAPVFKDPRVRRALSLAIDRKLFVEALWQNRVPLTNGFQLPSFGEGYVADFPALAYDPDLARKLIRDSGYKGEQIVYRLLSNYYTNQVAGAQVMIEMWQAVGLNVKIEMMENFSQIYRKPVNAIFDSSSTAIFPDYLGQGWREFGPNGTLPKQVGIWQNEEHFALGAKLRDTVDAGERRKIIRRMLEIIHNDDPACVVLHASGQFYAKRKNVPWVPGQTLDLNFGPFNAAFTKS, encoded by the coding sequence ATGACGGATTTTCGAATCACGCGGCGCGGAGCGCTTTCCGGCGCGGTGGCCAGCGGGCTGCTCGCCACGGCAAAGCCCTTCGAGGCCATGGCACAGGAGCGCAAGCGCCTCACCATCGGCATATCGGGCTTTCCGCCAGCGCTCGAGCCTGTGTTGTTCAATCACACCGCGACACGGCGCGTGGTGCCGCAGATATTCGATACGCTGATCGCATTCGACCACGCGAACAACATGGCTCTGCGTCCCGCGCTCGCGGAGCGCTGGGAGAGGTTGAGCGAACGCTCGCTGCGTCTGTCGCTGCGCCGCGGTGTCACCTTCCACGACGGCAGCCCGTTCACGGCCGACGACGTGGCCTTCTCGCTCGGTCCCGATCATCTTCTCGGATCGGACCGTTCCGGGCGCTCCATCGCGATGCAGACGCTCGATACTCTCGATCGCATCGAGATCGTCGACAGCCATACCGTGATCGCCCATGCCAAGGGCAGCGACGCGCTGTTGGAGCAGCGCCTGGCAGCCTGGGGAGCGGAAATCGTCGGCAAGCGCGCCTTCGAGGCGGCAGGCTCCTGGGAGAAATGGACGCCGGCGCCTGTGGGCACGGGGCCCTATCGCCTGGTTAGCCAGAAGCTCGACATCAATGTCGTGCTCGCCGCTCATGATGGCTACTGGGGTGGCAGGCCGCATTTCAGCGGGATCGAATACAAAATCGTCCCCGAGCTCGCCTCACGCATGAATGCTCTGATCACAGGTGAACTCGACATCGTCACCGATGTCCCGCCGGACCAGTTCGCCGACATCACCAGGCGCAGCGAACTCGAAATCGTGGGCGGTGCGGTTCAGAACATTCGCTATCTGGCGATCGACCAGACTGCTCCGGTTTTCAAAGATCCGCGTGTACGTCGCGCGCTGAGCCTCGCGATCGACCGCAAGCTCTTCGTCGAGGCGCTCTGGCAGAACCGCGTGCCGCTGACGAATGGCTTCCAGCTTCCGAGCTTCGGCGAAGGCTATGTCGCCGATTTTCCGGCACTCGCCTATGATCCGGATCTGGCGCGCAAGCTGATCCGGGACAGCGGCTACAAGGGCGAGCAGATCGTCTATCGCCTGCTGAGCAACTACTACACCAATCAGGTCGCCGGCGCGCAGGTCATGATCGAGATGTGGCAGGCGGTCGGCCTGAACGTCAAAATCGAGATGATGGAGAATTTCTCGCAAATCTACCGCAAGCCGGTAAACGCGATATTCGACAGCTCCTCGACCGCGATCTTCCCCGACTATCTCGGCCAGGGCTGGCGCGAATTCGGGCCGAACGGCACGCTGCCCAAGCAGGTCGGCATCTGGCAGAACGAAGAACATTTCGCCCTCGGCGCGAAGCTGAGGGATACGGTCGATGCCGGCGAGCGGCGCAAGATCATCCGGCGGATGCTGGAGATCATCCACAACGACGATCCAGCCTGTGTCGTGCTGCACGCCTCCGGCCAGTTCTACGCCAAGCGCAAGAACGTGCCCTGGGTCCCGGGGCAGACGCTCGACTTGAACTTCGGGCCCTTCAACGCTGCCTTCACCAAGAGCTGA
- a CDS encoding ABC transporter ATP-binding protein, protein MRALHGIDLSIGRGEAVGLVGESGSGKSVTWLAALGLLPRKAAIAGSVRLDGAEILGARPATLDRVRGGRIAMIFQDPASALNPVIRLGRQVGEALALHRGLSGQAIRAEARRLFDLVGIPDAARRLDAYPHELSGGQNQRVMIAMALAGEPDLLVADEPTTALDATIQAQILELLTQIRRETGMALVLISHDLGVISQSCERVCVMYAGRIVETADADALFDRPLHPYTQGLLAALPPLEGVRRRLTPIEGNVPEPWNLPPGCAFAPRCPRRENMCDRAVPALDEAGPGRAAACIATGIDKVARRPELTFA, encoded by the coding sequence ATGCGCGCCTTGCATGGCATCGACCTCTCGATCGGGCGCGGCGAGGCGGTCGGGCTGGTTGGCGAATCGGGTTCGGGAAAGTCCGTGACCTGGCTCGCCGCGCTTGGCTTGCTGCCCAGGAAGGCCGCGATCGCCGGCAGTGTCAGGCTGGACGGGGCGGAGATTCTCGGCGCGCGCCCGGCGACGCTCGATCGGGTTCGCGGCGGGCGCATTGCGATGATCTTCCAGGACCCGGCGAGCGCGTTGAACCCGGTCATCCGGTTGGGCCGGCAGGTCGGCGAAGCGCTGGCCCTGCATCGCGGCCTGTCCGGCCAGGCGATCCGGGCCGAGGCAAGGCGGCTGTTCGACCTCGTCGGCATTCCCGACGCGGCGCGGCGCCTCGACGCCTATCCGCACGAGCTTTCCGGCGGCCAGAACCAGCGCGTCATGATCGCGATGGCGCTCGCCGGCGAACCCGATTTGCTCGTCGCCGACGAGCCGACCACAGCGCTCGACGCCACCATCCAGGCGCAGATCCTCGAATTACTGACGCAGATCCGACGCGAGACCGGCATGGCTCTGGTGCTGATCAGCCATGATCTCGGCGTCATCTCGCAGAGCTGCGAGCGGGTCTGCGTGATGTATGCCGGGCGCATCGTCGAGACCGCCGATGCCGACGCGCTGTTCGATCGCCCGTTGCACCCCTACACGCAGGGCCTGCTCGCGGCGCTGCCGCCGCTGGAGGGCGTGCGCCGCCGGCTCACGCCGATCGAGGGCAATGTTCCCGAGCCTTGGAACCTGCCGCCGGGTTGCGCCTTCGCACCGCGCTGCCCGCGCCGGGAAAACATGTGCGACCGTGCTGTGCCGGCGCTGGACGAGGCCGGCCCTGGCCGCGCCGCCGCCTGCATCGCGACGGGCATCGACAAGGTCGCGCGGCGACCGGAACTGACTTTCGCATGA
- a CDS encoding ABC transporter ATP-binding protein, which translates to MNGPLLELRAVSRRYVMHRGWLGRSVAVHAVDGVSLSVEPGRTLGLVGESGSGKSTTGRLALGLEPPDAGDVLFKAAPLPKGDTAEWRRLRARMQMIYQDPLGALDRRLPILEQVREPLDVHGVGDPKEREPRALALLQSVGLRADQGARYPHELSGGQRQRAVIARALATKPDLLVCDEPVSALDVSIQAQVVNLLVDLQQELGLGLLFISHDLKVIRQVSHRVAVMYLGRIVEEGEADLLLAAPTHPYTEALVSAAPVPGRRGRPRIVLQGDPPNPAARPSGCAFHPRCHAARARCRIESPALLPMPDGRLTACHVAHDQAGFLKAAS; encoded by the coding sequence ATGAACGGGCCCCTCCTCGAACTCCGCGCCGTTTCGCGTCGCTACGTCATGCACCGTGGCTGGCTCGGGCGTTCCGTCGCCGTGCATGCCGTTGACGGCGTCTCGCTTTCCGTCGAACCCGGTCGGACGCTGGGTCTCGTCGGCGAATCCGGCTCCGGCAAATCGACTACGGGGCGCCTTGCGCTCGGACTGGAGCCGCCCGATGCTGGCGACGTGCTGTTCAAAGCCGCGCCGCTACCCAAGGGTGACACGGCCGAGTGGCGCCGGCTGCGCGCCCGCATGCAAATGATCTATCAGGATCCGCTCGGTGCGCTCGACCGGCGCCTGCCGATTCTCGAGCAAGTGCGCGAGCCGCTCGACGTGCATGGCGTCGGCGACCCGAAGGAACGCGAGCCTCGGGCTCTTGCCTTGCTGCAATCGGTGGGCCTGCGCGCCGATCAGGGTGCCCGCTATCCGCACGAACTGTCGGGCGGCCAGCGTCAGCGCGCCGTCATCGCTCGCGCTCTCGCGACCAAGCCCGACCTCCTCGTCTGCGACGAGCCGGTTTCGGCGTTGGACGTCTCGATCCAGGCGCAGGTCGTCAACCTGCTCGTCGATCTCCAGCAGGAGTTGGGGCTGGGCCTGCTCTTCATCAGCCACGACCTCAAGGTGATCCGGCAGGTCAGCCACCGCGTCGCGGTGATGTATCTCGGGCGCATCGTCGAGGAGGGCGAAGCCGACCTGCTGCTGGCTGCGCCGACACATCCTTACACCGAGGCGCTGGTCTCGGCCGCGCCCGTGCCCGGTCGGCGCGGACGTCCGCGGATCGTCCTGCAGGGCGATCCGCCCAACCCCGCGGCGCGCCCCTCCGGCTGTGCCTTCCATCCGCGCTGCCATGCCGCCCGCGCGCGCTGCAGAATCGAGAGCCCAGCCTTGCTGCCGATGCCCGATGGCCGTCTGACCGCCTGCCATGTCGCCCATGACCAGGCCGGCTTCCTGAAAGCGGCGAGCTGA
- a CDS encoding ABC transporter permease: MLRFFLIRLGRAALTVSLVVTFAFIVLRMSGDPALIIMSVEAPPEAIASFRKAWGLDDPLWQQYLRYFIAIGQGELGQSMRDGRPALEIVLERIPATLTLTLPALALKLGIGVPAGIYAALHRDSAIDRVVMITAVAGFTVPSFVLGLVLVLVFSVQLGWLPSGGQESWRHAILPVLTLGIGGAALLARFTRSAMLEVLGQSYIRTASAKGVPWGAVICGHALPNAAIPTVTIIGFMVGSLIAGAVVVESVFSWPGVGRLLVVSVASRDLAVVQAILLLVAVTMVISNLTVDLLYGVLDPRLRSGAKAGGH; encoded by the coding sequence ATGCTGCGCTTCTTCCTCATCCGACTCGGCCGCGCGGCGCTGACCGTCTCGCTCGTCGTCACCTTCGCCTTCATCGTGCTGCGCATGTCCGGGGATCCGGCGCTGATCATCATGAGCGTCGAAGCGCCCCCGGAGGCGATCGCCAGCTTTCGCAAGGCCTGGGGTCTCGATGATCCGCTCTGGCAGCAATATCTGCGCTACTTCATCGCGATCGGCCAAGGCGAGCTGGGCCAGTCGATGCGCGACGGCCGCCCCGCGCTCGAGATCGTGCTGGAGCGCATTCCCGCGACGCTGACGCTGACGCTGCCGGCGTTGGCCCTGAAGCTCGGCATCGGCGTACCCGCTGGCATCTACGCCGCGCTGCATCGCGACAGCGCGATCGACCGCGTCGTGATGATCACGGCGGTCGCGGGTTTCACCGTGCCGAGCTTCGTGCTCGGGCTTGTGCTCGTGCTCGTCTTCTCGGTGCAACTCGGCTGGTTGCCCTCCGGCGGCCAGGAAAGCTGGCGCCACGCCATCCTGCCGGTGCTGACGCTCGGCATCGGCGGCGCGGCGTTGCTCGCCCGCTTCACACGCTCGGCCATGTTGGAGGTGCTGGGCCAGTCGTATATCCGCACCGCCAGCGCCAAAGGCGTACCGTGGGGGGCCGTCATATGCGGACATGCGCTTCCCAATGCAGCGATCCCCACCGTCACCATCATCGGCTTCATGGTAGGCAGCCTGATCGCGGGCGCCGTCGTGGTCGAGAGCGTCTTTTCCTGGCCTGGCGTCGGGCGCCTGCTCGTCGTCTCGGTCGCCAGTCGCGACCTCGCCGTGGTCCAGGCGATCCTGCTGCTGGTCGCGGTCACCATGGTCATCTCAAACCTGACCGTCGACCTGCTCTACGGCGTGCTCGACCCACGCCTGCGCAGCGGCGCCAAGGCAGGAGGACACTGA
- a CDS encoding ABC transporter permease encodes MVEIAPSAPIVSATPARKAASRVPALVWFGFGWIVLTILVALAADWITPYRFNASDLRNRLALPFHPLHWLGTDELGRDVLSRLIVSIRVSLLVAFGATLISATLGTLLGFLAAHFRGWTEQIVLMLADFQAAMPFLILALSVLAFFGNSLPLFIGLMGFYGWERYARISRGLAIAAGAQGYAGAVRQIGASPARIYLRHILPNIASTLIVSMTLTFPEVILLESGLSFLGLGVQPPMTSLGNMVGYGRDYLTRAPWIMLAPAGAIVMTTLAVSLVGDWLRDKLDPTLR; translated from the coding sequence ATGGTCGAGATCGCCCCATCTGCGCCGATCGTCTCCGCAACACCGGCGCGCAAGGCCGCGTCGCGCGTCCCGGCGCTCGTCTGGTTCGGCTTCGGCTGGATCGTATTGACGATCCTCGTCGCGCTGGCGGCCGACTGGATCACGCCGTACCGCTTCAACGCTTCTGATCTGCGCAACCGTCTCGCCCTGCCATTCCACCCGCTGCACTGGCTCGGTACGGACGAACTCGGCCGCGACGTGCTCTCGCGCCTGATCGTCTCGATCCGAGTCTCGCTGCTCGTCGCCTTCGGAGCCACGCTGATCTCGGCGACGCTGGGCACGTTGCTGGGTTTCCTCGCAGCTCATTTTCGAGGCTGGACCGAGCAGATCGTGCTGATGCTGGCCGATTTCCAAGCGGCGATGCCCTTCCTGATCCTCGCACTGTCCGTTCTCGCCTTCTTCGGCAATTCGCTGCCGCTCTTCATCGGGCTGATGGGGTTCTATGGCTGGGAGCGCTATGCCCGCATCTCGCGTGGGCTCGCCATCGCCGCCGGCGCCCAAGGATATGCGGGGGCCGTGCGCCAGATCGGCGCCTCACCCGCGCGCATCTATCTGCGCCACATCCTGCCGAACATCGCCTCGACGCTGATCGTCTCGATGACCCTGACCTTCCCAGAGGTGATCCTGCTCGAAAGCGGGCTCTCCTTCCTGGGTTTAGGTGTCCAGCCGCCGATGACCTCGCTTGGAAACATGGTCGGCTACGGCCGGGATTACCTCACCCGTGCGCCATGGATCATGCTGGCTCCCGCCGGAGCCATCGTGATGACAACGCTTGCCGTCAGCCTCGTCGGGGACTGGCTGCGCGATAAACTCGACCCGACCCTGCGTTGA
- a CDS encoding alkaline phosphatase family protein, translating into MTPSTPSASKMVVCVFDGLRPDFVTPERMPNLSGFAEGSSWFRQARSVFPSLTRPASASIATGAPPRVHGVVGNSFLFPEVTREHILDLGSLDDILLAERHTEGRLVDTDTFADVLARNGRSMACVHSGSAGAAYVMNPRAARNGHWTFSIHGRDGSVTPEAVDEVVARFGPLPPRELPRFAEIDYAELVFREHVLERMRPDLALIWFNEPDTSFHYRFLGSDETASVVRAADAAFGRILDWIDRQPDAECYTVIAASDHGQITMTETLPLHELLRAAGHENRQATERMLTGAHIALTDGNMGEIRILQGGTARRDDIANWLMEQDFLGMLFSCGGDGIEGEVPGTFPLSLVDLDHARAPDLIYVLRSHDGPDAWGHPGVGIVTAGDVPVGGGMHGGLHSDELNTVLIGRGAGFAAGTVDPRSCGIVDIAPTVLAALGLPPAAAMTGRSLLAAAGEAGSPVVHETGRGRFRQRLTSVERDRSRILLRGERVA; encoded by the coding sequence ATGACACCGAGCACTCCCAGCGCATCCAAAATGGTCGTCTGCGTCTTCGACGGCCTCAGGCCCGATTTCGTCACGCCCGAGCGGATGCCGAACCTCTCCGGCTTTGCCGAGGGCAGTAGCTGGTTCCGGCAAGCCCGCAGCGTTTTTCCTTCGCTGACACGCCCGGCTTCCGCTTCGATCGCGACCGGCGCGCCGCCGAGGGTGCATGGCGTCGTCGGCAACAGCTTCCTGTTTCCCGAGGTCACGCGCGAGCACATCCTCGATCTCGGCAGCCTCGACGACATTCTCCTGGCGGAGCGACACACCGAAGGCCGCCTCGTCGATACGGACACATTCGCCGACGTTCTCGCACGCAACGGCCGCAGCATGGCCTGCGTCCATAGCGGCTCGGCGGGCGCGGCCTATGTCATGAATCCGCGCGCTGCACGCAACGGCCACTGGACATTCTCCATCCACGGCCGGGACGGCAGCGTCACGCCCGAAGCGGTCGACGAGGTCGTCGCCCGCTTCGGGCCGCTGCCGCCGCGCGAGCTGCCGCGCTTCGCCGAGATCGACTATGCCGAGTTGGTCTTCCGCGAGCATGTACTGGAACGGATGAGGCCAGACCTCGCCCTGATCTGGTTCAACGAGCCCGATACCTCGTTCCACTACCGTTTCCTCGGCTCCGACGAGACGGCTAGCGTCGTCCGGGCAGCGGACGCGGCTTTCGGACGAATTCTCGACTGGATCGATCGCCAGCCTGACGCCGAATGCTATACGGTGATCGCGGCTTCGGACCACGGCCAGATCACGATGACGGAAACCTTGCCGCTGCACGAGCTGCTGCGCGCCGCCGGCCATGAGAACAGGCAAGCCACCGAACGCATGCTCACCGGCGCGCACATCGCCCTGACGGATGGCAATATGGGTGAAATCCGCATCCTTCAAGGCGGGACGGCGCGACGCGACGACATCGCGAACTGGCTGATGGAGCAGGACTTCCTCGGCATGCTGTTCTCCTGCGGCGGCGACGGCATCGAGGGCGAGGTTCCCGGCACTTTCCCATTGTCTCTCGTCGATCTCGATCATGCCCGTGCGCCCGACCTGATCTATGTGCTGCGCTCCCATGACGGCCCCGATGCCTGGGGCCATCCCGGCGTTGGCATCGTAACAGCCGGCGACGTTCCGGTCGGGGGCGGCATGCATGGCGGTCTGCACTCGGACGAGCTCAACACCGTGCTCATAGGGCGTGGCGCGGGCTTCGCGGCCGGGACAGTCGATCCACGCTCTTGCGGCATCGTCGACATCGCGCCGACCGTGCTAGCCGCGCTCGGCCTGCCGCCAGCGGCGGCGATGACCGGCCGGTCATTGCTGGCGGCGGCCGGCGAGGCCGGCTCGCCTGTCGTGCATGAGACCGGCCGCGGCCGGTTCCGCCAGCGGCTGACGAGCGTCGAGCGCGACCGCTCGCGAATCCTGCTACGGGGCGAGCGCGTCGCTTGA